The proteins below come from a single Chrysoperla carnea chromosome 1, inChrCarn1.1, whole genome shotgun sequence genomic window:
- the LOC123290587 gene encoding dnaJ homolog subfamily C member 11: MDFENGDNNIIEEDYYSFLNVSRNATNEEINNAYRRLSRLYHPDKHIDPEHKKEAENLFNKTKKAYEVLSDPHQRAIYDNVGVRGLETEGWQIVQRTRTPNEVRAEYERLAREKAERRLQQRTNPKGSITVNIRATELFNKLDDQALEYAAMDNAGFVPSIEVSGMNFTQSVELPLTLRDTATLSGQLGTQNGTGGGSVNLACRHLVSERGWVEMEMGAGNGPVMSFKGFRTLTKHIFCNGGTVLHFNSQYGSNIGIRPGLFGTIAMQLDKHTVGYLTYRAGIQSCMTTSVVRDTETSTFNFTVLFGIPHSYLSTNYTRKMLNREMKLRLSFKIGTFGTLIEYGVEKKVSKHSTMSTAVSVGIPTGVILKIKFTRANQTYLFPIHLCDDILPSPIFYATVTPLITYFIIRKLVVDPYVREREEADKAKQREVNRTRIAEKRREALSAIELMKATYERVSNEEETRRGLVIIKATYGKLINIPGGDGNEPADNEIIDVTIPLQCLVKDSRLVLHESSKSQLPGFYDPCVGDEKTLKIQYLFRTIPHEVSITDTEPLRIPKQSHRVNNNNT; this comes from the exons atggATTTTGAGAAtggagataataatattattgaagagGATTATTACTCCTTCTTAAATGTTTCACGTAAT GCAACTAATGAAGAAATTAATAATGCTTATAGACGGCTTAGTCGTCTATATCATCCAGATAAACACATTGATCCAGAACACAAAAAAGAAGctgaaaacttatttaataaaaccaaGAAAGCTTACGAAG ttttatcgGATCCACACCAAAGAGCGATATATGATAATGTAGGAGTGCGTGGTTTAGAAACGGAAGGATGGCAAATTGTTCAAAGGACGCGTACTCCAAATGAAGTGCGCGCAGAATATGAGCGATTGGCTCGAGAGAAGGCAGAACGTCGCTTACAACAACGCACAAATCCTAAAGGTTCTATTACTGTTAATATTCGTGCTACTGAATTGTTTAACAAGTTAGATGATCAAGCGTTAGAATATGCAGCTat GGATAATGCAGGCTTCGTTCCTTCAATCGAGGTTTCTGGAATGAATTTTACACAATCCGTAGAATTACCTTTAACGCTACGTGATACGGCAACATTATCAGGACAGTTGGGAACTCAAAATGGAACag gTGGGGGCTCAGTTAATTTAGCATGTAGACATTTAGTATCAGAACGTGGATGGGTTGAAATGGAAATGGGAGCAGGTAATGGCCCAGTTATGTCTTTTAAAGGTTTTCGAACCTTAACGAAGCATATTTTTTGTAACGGAGGCACGGTGCTTCATTTTAATTCACAGTATGGTAGCAATATTGGAATTCGACCTGGATTATTTGGGA CAATTGCCATGCAGCTAGATAAACATACGGTAGGATATTTAACTTATCGAGCTGGTATTCAATCTTGTATGACAACGAGTGTCGTTCGCGATACAG aaacatCTACATTCAATTTTACGGTATTATTTGGAATTCCACATTCGTATTTGTCTACAAATTACAcaagaaaaatgttaaatagaGAAATGAAATTACGTTTATCATTCAA aATTGGCACATTTGGTACATTAATTGAATATGGTGTCGAAAAAAAAGTGTCTAAACATAGTACAATGTCAACAGCAGTTAGTGTTGGTATACCAACTGGggtcatattaaaaataaaatttacacgtGCAAATCAAACATATTTGTTTCCAATACATTTGTGCGATGATATCCTGCCATCCCCAATATTTTATGCAACAGTTACACCacttattacatattttattattcgtaAATTAGTTGTTGATCCGTATGTACGGGAACGTGAAGAAGCAGATAAAGCAAAACAACGTGAAGTCAACCGTACACGAATTGCTGAAAAACGTCGTGAAGCATTATCAGCTATTGAATTAATGAAAGCAACATATGAACGTGTTTCTAATGAGGAAGAAACTCGTAGAggacttgttattattaaagctacttatggaaaattaatta atattcCAGGCGGAGACGGGAATGAACCAGctgataatgaaataattgatgTGACAATACCGTTACAATGCCTTGTTAAAGATAGTAGATTAGTTTTACACGAGTCTTCAAAG agCCAATTGCCTGGATTTTATGATCCATGTGTAGGTGatgaaaaaactttgaaaattcaatacttGTTTCGTACAATTCCACATGAAGTTTCAATCACCGACACTGAGCCATTAAGAATTCCAAAACAAT cacatcgtgtaaataataataatacatag